Proteins encoded by one window of Cannabis sativa cultivar Pink pepper isolate KNU-18-1 chromosome 4, ASM2916894v1, whole genome shotgun sequence:
- the LOC115712130 gene encoding WAT1-related protein At5g40210 isoform X1: MENNNWVVFVGMVMAIVAQASNMVITKMAMSNGTNKYIMPLYSNAISSFILLPFAYYFLFYYPRSSDLPPLTSSIVCRFFFLALFGCSGQIFGYVGIDYSSPTLGTAMLNLIPAFTFILAIIFRMESVNWRSSSSQAKCLGTIVSISGAFVVTLYKGPPIIQEFSLIPNLPPQLLSSSQSEWALGGLFLATDCFVSSLWYILQASTQKRYPAVVLAVLYQTSFSALMDALFSLIVVKDTSAWKLKFDMGLVAILYTAIVSTVIRYTLITWCVSKAGPLYCSMFKPLGIVFTVLMGAIFLGESLYLGCFIGAIIIVSGFYGVMWGKAKEEKMERESCGEVDEAMAHGSQSLFDHKAPLLSNK; the protein is encoded by the exons atggAGAATAATAATTGGGTGGTGTTTGTGGGAATGGTTATGGCAATTGTAGCACAAGCAAGCAATATGGTGATAACAAAAATGGCCATGTCTAATGGAACTAACAAGTACATCATGCCTCTTTACTCTAATGCCATCTCTTCTTTTATTCTTCTTCCTTTTGCCTACTACTTCCTATTTTATTACCCAAG ATCTTCAGACCTCCCTCCCTTGACCTCTTCCATAGTCTGCAGATTCTTCTTTCTTGCCTTATTTGG GTGTTCAGGACAGATATTTGGTTATGTGGGTATTGACTATAGCTCTCCCACACTTGGTACAGCCATGCTTAATCTCATCCCAGCTTTCACTTTCATTCTTGCCATCATATTCAG GATGGAGAGTGTAAATTGGAGAAGCTCAAGTAGCCAAGCTAAATGCTTAGGGACAATAGTGTCCATATCAGGAGCATTTGTTGTGACACTCTACAAAGGCCCACCAATTATACAAGAATTTTCTCTAATACCCAATTTACCCCCACAACTTCTATCCTCATCACAATCAGAATGGGCCCTTGGAGGTCTTTTCCTTGCAACAGACTGTTTTGTCTCTTCTTTGTGGTACATTTTGCAG GCATCAACTCAGAAAAGGTACCCAGCTGTGGTATTAGCAGTCTTATATCAAACCTCATTTTCAGCTCTAATGGATGCACTCTTTTCTCTCATTGTAGTCAAAGACACAAGTGCTTGGAAGCTAAAATTTGACATGGGTTTGGTTGCAATTTTGTACACA GCAATTGTGTCAACTGTGATACGTTATACACTAATTACATGGTGTGTGTCAAAAGCTGGGCCTCTATATTGCTCTATGTTCAAGCCTTTAGGGATTGTATTCACTGTTCTCATGGGTGCTATCTTCTTAGGAGAGTCCCTTTATCTTGGATG ttttatagGAGCAATTATAATTGTGAGTGGATTTTATGGGGTGATGTGGGGAAAGGCCAAAGAAGAAAAGATGGAAAGAGAGAGTTGTGGTGAGGTAGATGAAGCAATGGCACATGGTTCTCAATCATTATTTGATCACAAGGCCCCTCTTCTCTCAAACAAATAA
- the LOC115712130 gene encoding WAT1-related protein At3g28050 isoform X3: MENNNWVVFVGMVMAIVAQASNMVITKMAMSNGTNKYIMPLYSNAISSFILLPFAYYFLFYYPRSSDLPPLTSSIVCRFFFLALFGCSGQIFGYVGIDYSSPTLGTAMLNLIPAFTFILAIIFRHQLRKVKDTSAWKLKFDMGLVAILYTAIVSTVIRYTLITWCVSKAGPLYCSMFKPLGIVFTVLMGAIFLGESLYLGCFIGAIIIVSGFYGVMWGKAKEEKMERESCGEVDEAMAHGSQSLFDHKAPLLSNK, from the exons atggAGAATAATAATTGGGTGGTGTTTGTGGGAATGGTTATGGCAATTGTAGCACAAGCAAGCAATATGGTGATAACAAAAATGGCCATGTCTAATGGAACTAACAAGTACATCATGCCTCTTTACTCTAATGCCATCTCTTCTTTTATTCTTCTTCCTTTTGCCTACTACTTCCTATTTTATTACCCAAG ATCTTCAGACCTCCCTCCCTTGACCTCTTCCATAGTCTGCAGATTCTTCTTTCTTGCCTTATTTGG GTGTTCAGGACAGATATTTGGTTATGTGGGTATTGACTATAGCTCTCCCACACTTGGTACAGCCATGCTTAATCTCATCCCAGCTTTCACTTTCATTCTTGCCATCATATTCAG GCATCAACTCAGAAAAG TCAAAGACACAAGTGCTTGGAAGCTAAAATTTGACATGGGTTTGGTTGCAATTTTGTACACA GCAATTGTGTCAACTGTGATACGTTATACACTAATTACATGGTGTGTGTCAAAAGCTGGGCCTCTATATTGCTCTATGTTCAAGCCTTTAGGGATTGTATTCACTGTTCTCATGGGTGCTATCTTCTTAGGAGAGTCCCTTTATCTTGGATG ttttatagGAGCAATTATAATTGTGAGTGGATTTTATGGGGTGATGTGGGGAAAGGCCAAAGAAGAAAAGATGGAAAGAGAGAGTTGTGGTGAGGTAGATGAAGCAATGGCACATGGTTCTCAATCATTATTTGATCACAAGGCCCCTCTTCTCTCAAACAAATAA
- the LOC115712130 gene encoding WAT1-related protein At5g40240 isoform X2, with the protein MENNNWVVFVGMVMAIVAQASNMVITKMAMSNGTNKYIMPLYSNAISSFILLPFAYYFLFYYPRSSDLPPLTSSIVCRFFFLALFGCSGQIFGYVGIDYSSPTLGTAMLNLIPAFTFILAIIFRMESVNWRSSSSQAKCLGTIVSISGAFVVTLYKGPPIIQEFSLIPNLPPQLLSSSQSEWALGGLFLATDCFVSSLWYILQASTQKRYPAVVLAVLYQTSFSALMDALFSLIVVKDTSAWKLKFDMGLVAILYTAIVSTVIRYTLITWCVSKAGPLYCSMFKPLGIVFTVLMGAIFLGESLYLGCVVFAVL; encoded by the exons atggAGAATAATAATTGGGTGGTGTTTGTGGGAATGGTTATGGCAATTGTAGCACAAGCAAGCAATATGGTGATAACAAAAATGGCCATGTCTAATGGAACTAACAAGTACATCATGCCTCTTTACTCTAATGCCATCTCTTCTTTTATTCTTCTTCCTTTTGCCTACTACTTCCTATTTTATTACCCAAG ATCTTCAGACCTCCCTCCCTTGACCTCTTCCATAGTCTGCAGATTCTTCTTTCTTGCCTTATTTGG GTGTTCAGGACAGATATTTGGTTATGTGGGTATTGACTATAGCTCTCCCACACTTGGTACAGCCATGCTTAATCTCATCCCAGCTTTCACTTTCATTCTTGCCATCATATTCAG GATGGAGAGTGTAAATTGGAGAAGCTCAAGTAGCCAAGCTAAATGCTTAGGGACAATAGTGTCCATATCAGGAGCATTTGTTGTGACACTCTACAAAGGCCCACCAATTATACAAGAATTTTCTCTAATACCCAATTTACCCCCACAACTTCTATCCTCATCACAATCAGAATGGGCCCTTGGAGGTCTTTTCCTTGCAACAGACTGTTTTGTCTCTTCTTTGTGGTACATTTTGCAG GCATCAACTCAGAAAAGGTACCCAGCTGTGGTATTAGCAGTCTTATATCAAACCTCATTTTCAGCTCTAATGGATGCACTCTTTTCTCTCATTGTAGTCAAAGACACAAGTGCTTGGAAGCTAAAATTTGACATGGGTTTGGTTGCAATTTTGTACACA GCAATTGTGTCAACTGTGATACGTTATACACTAATTACATGGTGTGTGTCAAAAGCTGGGCCTCTATATTGCTCTATGTTCAAGCCTTTAGGGATTGTATTCACTGTTCTCATGGGTGCTATCTTCTTAGGAGAGTCCCTTTATCTTGGATG TGttgtttttgcagttttatag